The Nitrospiria bacterium DNA window TTCAAAGGCTCTGTCGCGAAGTCGCCCGCGTGCTTAAGCCCGGCGGGATCTTTATCGCAACGAGGGAGCATGTCATCTCAAAGCGCGCGGATCTGGAAGACTTCCTGAAGGCCCATCCGCTTCATCGGTTGTACGGCGGCGAGAACGCTTATCTGCTCAAGGAATATCTTGGCTCAATCACAACGGCGGGCCTTGAAATTCAGAAAACCCTGAACCCGTTTCAATCCAATATCAATCTTTTTCCAGAAACACTGGACGACTTCAAAAAACGCCTCGCGAAAAAAATTAAATTCCCTTGGCCACACCTCATTCCCCGAACCCTGCTGACTCTTCTGGGTTCACAGTTTCGCCTGCCGGGCCGGCTTTATACCTTCGTTGCGAGGAAGCGCGATGCCGAATAAACTCGTCTGGGTCACAGGCGCTCACGGTTTCCTCGGACGCCATGTGGCCCGAGAATATGCCAAACGGCGGTGGACCGTCGTCGGTATCGGACACGGCGATTGGGCCCCGGCCCTTTGGAAAAGTTGGGGCATCGAAGAATGGCATCATCGGACGGTAAACCTCGACTCTCTGGCCGCCTGCGACGGAAATCCGGATCTCATCGTCCATTGCGCGGGAAGCAGTTCCGTCGGCTTTTCATTCAATTCGCCATTCGAGGACTTCCAAAAAACCGTGGCCAGCACGATGGATCTCCTGGAATTCGTACGGCTCAGATCGATCCGCGCAAAAATCGTTTATCCGTCAAGCACCGCCGTCTATGGATCGGTTCCCAAGGGAAAGATTTCAGAGGACACCGCTTTGAACCCAATCTCGCCCTACGGAACGCATAAAATGATCGCGGAACATCTTTTAAAATCCTACAGTTCTCATTTTGGAATCAACGGTTCCATTATCCGTTTTTTCTCCATCTACGGGAACGGGCTCACAAAGCAGCTCTTATGGGACCTCTGTTCCAGGCTTTCGGAAGCCCCGGAACAAATTGCTTTGTACGGCACGGGGAACGAAATTCGAGACCTGCTGCATATCGACGATGCCGTCCGCTTGATTCTGGCCGCTTCGGAGACCGTTTCCGCCGGCTGTCCTTCCTTCAATGGCGGATCCGGAACGGGCATTACCGTGAGAGAGATTGCCGAAGAGGTCCGCAACGCTTTTCATAGCACGTGCGCCGTCCAGTTCAACGGAATCGCCAGAAAAGGAGATCCGAGGTACTACCAAGCCGACACGAAACGGGCTGAATCCCTCGGATGGAAGCCGCAGCATCCTTGGCGAGAAGGCGTGAAAGAATACGTCGCGTGGTTTAAGGAGACGCACAATCTGAAATGAGGGTCGCATTTACGCTCATCGGGTTTGAAGGCTGGACGGGCGGAAGCCAATATCAGAGGCACCTTTTTTCGACAATGGCCTCCGCGCGCCGAAACCTCCTTCAACCGATCCTGTTCGTTGGACAGAAGGTTTCACAAGGAGAAATTGATCCCTTTCGCTCCTACGTTTCCGAGATTGTGGTGGACCCGTGCTTTGACAAATGGACCCCCAGCTGGGCGGCGCGGCAACTTTTAACGATGGTCGCTC harbors:
- a CDS encoding NAD(P)-dependent oxidoreductase, translating into MPNKLVWVTGAHGFLGRHVAREYAKRRWTVVGIGHGDWAPALWKSWGIEEWHHRTVNLDSLAACDGNPDLIVHCAGSSSVGFSFNSPFEDFQKTVASTMDLLEFVRLRSIRAKIVYPSSTAVYGSVPKGKISEDTALNPISPYGTHKMIAEHLLKSYSSHFGINGSIIRFFSIYGNGLTKQLLWDLCSRLSEAPEQIALYGTGNEIRDLLHIDDAVRLILAASETVSAGCPSFNGGSGTGITVREIAEEVRNAFHSTCAVQFNGIARKGDPRYYQADTKRAESLGWKPQHPWREGVKEYVAWFKETHNLK